One segment of Channa argus isolate prfri chromosome 17, Channa argus male v1.0, whole genome shotgun sequence DNA contains the following:
- the nhsl1b gene encoding NHS-like protein 1 isoform X6, with translation MPFHQRTVEPRRVSRLSPRDGWFPREETGRRKLRKPVLFSSLDEVSCQILTNIIHQLSDLSRHASEIFLGIEMEAGLVFRRSCRIQGRLQFLLDEVGQFDPKKIKIPVSNLDEESKWTVHYTAPWHQQENVFLPGSRPPCVEDLHRQAKVNLKTALRECDKLRKDGFRSSQYYSQGPTFSDPIQSTSSLQDDEDYENDKKSTASSVEDDKSELSMRPQTPQGGGEEGEESEVDGKVVWNKTMSLPTPEEKMRRAAKAVPTDIVAINVTAKGRGGELRPHSMFIPGQYSTLGRVGSVNSTLRRSVTRDSSCQTEEVKIVPPSMRRIRAQRGQGIAAQMAGISASSSTGSISISSSDSSGILMLQYQFNGDPSRFHSLPRQGARVSLSADPIYSSTPVKSEEQTTPSRQIGKLQVDDTVVHMRNAPRTGTLPRPKSQELRATQSSEWGGGPACVVSPHAAYSTSLIPNATMSKSTEVIALNKSSHIPHSPASAYPTAQPLSLASSTNTDPLMSNPAAFAHSSTCPAIATSTPTHTAQDGGLVIAAPASESGHSDSSVHSHSTLAPTPPTCLPEEHWIYDTPENVVVPHRTLTSSCSTPINQLYSSLELSSRTTTDSSSLYSQDNDGYYTSMHLDSGLRSRSHTSGHGASAARATRHSMYESREMANQEDSGSLYSDRSLSRSISLRKSKKPPLPPARTDSLRRKPAAKKPLGGVGAISCANISNGTMLNESLIASLQQSLQMGLRGGKGKGASPSSPSHSPSSDYDDPWLLRPRSQSSISAGSSAASLAANANGGVVSNVYSLCQVTPAHSDTSSLRSDYADSWGYYIDYPRSHGEQRAQTPPANATHRMSAGPHAEDLQSGGEIQNSQDPGAPGQEGGLAVKPKTSSPDRVHRLTSPSSGYSSQSNTPTAGTPVPSFVRSMSPSGSRPKPKVPERKSSLLSSVSMSSSSTSLSSNTSDSLKNSGPPPPPPPPLPLSSSSAPNTPLSPPPPFPPPLPQGFNGGTPPPAPPLPTTPQVTSLKQLHVSSTSPEFPPPPSPEMLIDPSSSFNGSFNPPPPPPPPLPSLAPYPPPPLPYFGPPSSSPSFVKAVKDAPKAAISNNPTDSLKPLITPFALQSVQLRSIKRSKKEINSKSDDIKAQETETPTLEKSLFQEHPTVLPVFDSSPDDDSRNSSPVSKPLEELSLHCSIKDETPDGTVLNEKAEDHSYIYLNGKETDGGWESLQSPQQSFQSSPVKQKPPVVSKKPKLPFRLPFTSQPINEQLLSQQEHTSSLSQTEEQVETLQRQTDNEEIATESEQQEEEEGGILWNPEPLAESSEASTDIQDDSQISASGIQETSLDHELCINGETHEEEEEGDGTSSTTGSISSKEEDAGEVFDSSTAESSPAPSANGASEENMVTPTPTRPRTTEDLFAVIHRSKRKILGRKESEEDKTRTVSHPQSPPTTPTGTSPGMVSSLPRQSGSIQRNLRKSATSSDTFKALLLKKGSRSETSFRMSAAEMLRSTDPRSQRTRSESVLDPPAASPSSPTTPHSPFASPGRGKRAPEEWSRYEALSSPTSPSYSISGFRYGRSRTPPSAASSKYNARSRILSSPMTVICEREGELFESEYGDTAEIPSGPTSQTLQNSNGTLTEESNS, from the exons CGGTGTCCAATCTGGATGAGGAGAGCAAGTGGACAGTTCATTATACGGCTCCGTGGCACCAGCAAGAGAATGTCTTCCTACCAGGCAGCAGGCCGCCCTGTGTAGAAGACCTCCATCGTCAGGCCAAAGTCAATCTCAAGACTGCCCTGCGAG AATGTGACAAGTTGAGGAAGGATGGTTTCCGGAGCTCCCAGTACTACTCTCAAGGGCCCACCTTTTCTGACCCTATTCAGTCAACTAGCAGCCTGCAGGATGATGAAGATTATGAAAATGACAAGAAG TCTACAGCTTCATCAGTGGAGGATGACAAATCAGAGCTCTCCATGAGGCCCCAAACCCCCCAGGGAGGCGGCGAAGAAGGGGAGGAGTCAGAGGTTGATGGAAAAGTGGTATGGAACAAGACTATGTCCCTCCCCACACCAGAGGAGAAGATGAGGCGGGCTGCTAAGGCCGTGCCCACAGATATAGTTGCAATCAATGTCACAG CAAAGGGACGTGGTGGAGAGCTCCGGCCACATTCTATGTTCATCCCAGGACAGTATTCCACTTTGGGACGAGTTGGAAGTGTGAACTCAACGCTGCGACGTTCAGTGACCAGAGATTCCAGCTGCCAGACAGAAGAAGTAAAGATTGTTCCCCCGTCTATGAGAAGAATTCGAGCACAAAGAGGACAAGGAATTGCTGCTCAGATGGCCGGCATTTCTGCTTCCTCTTCAACAGGAAGTATATCCATCTCCAGTAGTGACAGTTCCGGGATCTTGATGCTCCAGTATCAGTTTAACGGAGACCCTTCCCGTTTTCACAGTCTGCCTCGACAGGGAGCCAGAGTGTCCCTCAGTGCTGATCCCATCTATAGCAGCACCCCTGTCAAGTCAGAGGAGCAAACTACACCTTCGAGACAGATTGGAAAACTTCAAGTTGATGACACAGTGGTGCACATGAGAAATGCCCCAAGAACCGGCACCCTGCCAAGGCCCAAGTCTCAGGAGTTGAGGGCAACACAGTCCAGTGAATGGGGTGGAGGGCCAGCTTGTGTTGTCTCGCCACATGCTGCTTATTCCACCTCACTCATTCCCAATGCCACCATGTCTAAGTCCACTGAAGTTATTGCCCTCAACAAGTCCAGTCATATCCCCCACTCCCCAGCATCAGCTTACCCTACAGCTCAACCACTCAGCTTGGCTTCTTCCACCAACACTGACCCCCTGATGTCTAACCCAGCAGCCTTTGCCCACAGCTCTACCTGCCCAGCCATAGCCACTTCTACCCCAACTCATACAGCACAGGATGGTGGTCTGGTCATTGCAGCACCTGCTAGCGAGTCAGGGCACTCAGACAGCAGTGTACACAGCCACAGCACCTTGGCTCCTACACCTCCAACCTGTTTGCCAGAAGAACATTGGATCTACGACACACCAGAAAATGTGGTGGTACCACATCGCACTCTGACCTCCAGTTGCTCAACTCCTATCaaccagctgtatagcagcttgGAGCTCTCTTCCAGGACAACCACTGATTCCAGCTCCCTCTATTCCCAGGACAACGATGGGTACTACACCTCCATGCATTTGGACTCAGGCCTGCGCTCTCGCAGCCATACCAGTGGGCATGGGGCATCAGCTGCTCGTGCCACAAGACACAGTATGTACGAATCCCGCGAGATGGCCAATCAGGAAGACTCTGGAAGCTTATACAGTGATCGCTCTCTATCACGCAGTATCTCTCTTCGCAAGTCCAAGAAACCTCCACTGCCTCCAGCCCGTACAGACTCTCTTAGACGCAAGCCTGCTGCGAAAAAGCCCCTTGGAGGCGTTGGCGCCATCAGTTGTGCTAACATATCAAACGGAACCATGCTTAATGAGTCTCTAATAGCTAGCTTGCAGCAGAGCCTACAGATGGGGCTGAGGGGAGGGAAAGGAAAAGGCGCTTCACCGTCTTCaccctcccacagtccaagtAGCGACTATGATGACCCTTGGTTGCTGCGGCCACGCAGTCAGAGTAGTATTAGTGCAGGTAGCTCTGCAGCATCTCTGGCAGCTAATGCAAATGGTGGTGTTGTGTCTAATGTGTACTCCCTATGCCAAGTGACACCTGCTCACAGTGACACTAGCAGCTTGCGTTCAGATTATGCTGACTCTTGGGGTTATTATATTGACTACCCCCGTAGCCATGGAGAACAGAGAGCACAAACCCCTCCAGCAAATGCCACGCACAGGATGTCAGCTGGGCCTCACGCAGAAGACCTACAGAGTGGAGGTGAAATTCAGAACAGTCAGGACCCTGGAGCTCCAGGCCAGGAGGGAGGGCTAGCAGTGAAGCCCAAAACATCCTCACCAGACAGGGTGCACAGACTGACTTCCCCATCTAGCGGTTACTCAAGCCAGTCCAACACACCCACAGCTGGAACCCCGGTGCCGTCTTTTGTTAGGTCCATGTCTCCCTCGGGCAGCAGGCCCAAGCCCAAAGTGCCTGAGAGAAagtcttctctcctctcctctgtatCCATGTCCTCCTCTTCAACCTCCCTTTCCTCCAACACTTCAGACTCACTTAAGAACTCAGGtcctcctccaccccctcctccacccctTCCCCTCTCTTCATCTTCCGCTCCAAACACCCCTCTTAGCCCACCTCCaccctttcctcctcctctaccACAAGGTTTCAATGGAGGGACTCCTCCGCCAGCTCCCCCATTGCCAACCACGCCACAGGTCACTTCTCTGAAACAACTCCATGTTTCCTCCACGTCCCCAGAAttcccacctcctccatccCCTGAAATGTTAATTGACCCGAGTTCATCTTTCAATGGGAGCTTCAATCCTCCCCCTCCGCCTCCCCCTCCTTTGCCCTCCTTAGCGCCTTATCCACCTCCTCCACTGCCTTATTTTGGTCCACCTTCATCCTCCCCATCTTTTGTGAAGGCAGTCAAAGATGCTCCCAAAGCAGCTATTTCCAACAACCCCACAGACTCCCTTAAGCCCTTGATCACCCCGTTTGCTCTGCAGAGTGTTCAACTTCGCTCTATTAAACGGTCCAAGAAGGAAATAAACAGCAAATCAGATGACATCAAAGCTCAGGAAACAGAGACACCAACCCTGGAAAAGTCCCTTTTCCAGGAGCACCCAACTGTGTTACCTGTGTTTGACAGCTCCCCAGATGACGACTCGCGTAACTCATCACCTGTGTCAAAGCCCTTAGAAGAGTTGTCATTACACTGCAGTATCAAAGATGAGACACCAGATGGCactgttttaaatgaaaaggCTGAAGATCATAGTTATATTTACttaaatggaaaagaaacagaTGGAGGTTGGGAATCATTGCAGAGTCCCCAACAGAGCTTCCAAAGCTCCCCTGTCAAACAGAAGCCCCCAGTAGTCTCCAAGAAACCCAAGCTTCCCTTTCGACTGCCATTTACCTCTCAACCCATCAATGAGCAGCTTCTATCGCAGCAGGAACATACAAGCAGCCTGTcccaaacagaagaacaagtaGAGACTCTGCAACGACAAACAGATAATGAGGAGATAGCCACTGAAAGTGagcaacaggaggaggaggaggggggcatTTTATGGAACCCTGAGCCATTAGCAGAGAGCAGCGAAGCATCCACAGATATCCAGGATGACTCTCAAATTTCTGCTTCTGGCATCCAGGAAACAAGTCTTGACCATGAACTGTGTATTAATGGGGAGACtcatgaagaggaggaagagggagatgGAACAAGCAGCACAACTGGATCCATCAGCTCCAAGGAGGAGGATGCAG GTGAAGTCTTTGACTCCAGTACGGCCGAATCGTCTCCGGCCCCATCAGCCAACGGGGCTTCCGAGGAGAACATGGTGACCCCGACTCCCACACGACCCCGAACCACAGAGGACCTATTTGCCGTCATTCACAG GTCAAAACGCAAGATCCTAGGTCGCAAGGAATCTGAAGAGGACAAGACCCGGACTGTGAGCCACCCACAGTCTCCGCCCACCACCCCCACAGGAACATCCCCAGGAATGGTGTCCTCGCTACCACGGCAGAGTGGCTCCATCCAGCGAAACCTCCGCAAGTCAGCCACCAGCAGTGACACCTTCAAGGCCCTGCTCTTGAAGAAGGGAAGTCGCTCTGAGACCAGTTTCAGGATGTCAGCTGCTGAGATGCTTCGCTCCACTGACCCACGCTCCCAGCGAACACGTTCAGAGTCTGTGTTAGATCCCCCAGCTGCCTCACCCTCCTCCCCGACAACACCACACAGTCCCTTTGCCTCCCCTGGCCGTGGCAAACGAGCGCCAGAAGAATGGAGCCGTTATGAGGCTCTGTCCTCTCCAACTTCACCATCCTATTCAATAAGTGGATTTAGGTATGGGCGATCTCGCACGCCGCCCTCTGCTGCCAGCAGCAAATATAATGCACGCAGCCGAATCCTTAGCAGCCCAATGACCGTCATCTGTGAGCGTGAGGGGGAACTATTTGAGAGCGAGTATGGAGACACTGCAGAAATTCCATCTGGTCCCACTTCTCAGACTCTCCAAAACTCCAATGGCACTTTAACTGAGGAGAGCAACAGTTAA
- the nhsl1b gene encoding NHS-like protein 1 isoform X11 — protein sequence MRGDRRSASFRKEKPVGLSRALSWLSVSNLSRQSRRIFHSQNELHAVHNRHTYSYSHTHLHTADREEDDDDDSWVYQPQHKIAVSNLDEESKWTVHYTAPWHQQENVFLPGSRPPCVEDLHRQAKVNLKTALRECDKLRKDGFRSSQYYSQGPTFSDPIQSTSSLQDDEDYENDKKSTASSVEDDKSELSMRPQTPQGGGEEGEESEVDGKVVWNKTMSLPTPEEKMRRAAKAVPTDIVAINVTAKGRGGELRPHSMFIPGQYSTLGRVGSVNSTLRRSVTRDSSCQTEEVKIVPPSMRRIRAQRGQGIAAQMAGISASSSTGSISISSSDSSGILMLQYQFNGDPSRFHSLPRQGARVSLSADPIYSSTPVKSEEQTTPSRQIGKLQVDDTVVHMRNAPRTGTLPRPKSQELRATQSSEWGGGPACVVSPHAAYSTSLIPNATMSKSTEVIALNKSSHIPHSPASAYPTAQPLSLASSTNTDPLMSNPAAFAHSSTCPAIATSTPTHTAQDGGLVIAAPASESGHSDSSVHSHSTLAPTPPTCLPEEHWIYDTPENVVVPHRTLTSSCSTPINQLYSSLELSSRTTTDSSSLYSQDNDGYYTSMHLDSGLRSRSHTSGHGASAARATRHSMYESREMANQEDSGSLYSDRSLSRSISLRKSKKPPLPPARTDSLRRKPAAKKPLGGVGAISCANISNGTMLNESLIASLQQSLQMGLRGGKGKGASPSSPSHSPSSDYDDPWLLRPRSQSSISAGSSAASLAANANGGVVSNVYSLCQVTPAHSDTSSLRSDYADSWGYYIDYPRSHGEQRAQTPPANATHRMSAGPHAEDLQSGGEIQNSQDPGAPGQEGGLAVKPKTSSPDRVHRLTSPSSGYSSQSNTPTAGTPVPSFVRSMSPSGSRPKPKVPERKSSLLSSVSMSSSSTSLSSNTSDSLKNSGPPPPPPPPLPLSSSSAPNTPLSPPPPFPPPLPQGFNGGTPPPAPPLPTTPQVTSLKQLHVSSTSPEFPPPPSPEMLIDPSSSFNGSFNPPPPPPPPLPSLAPYPPPPLPYFGPPSSSPSFVKAVKDAPKAAISNNPTDSLKPLITPFALQSVQLRSIKRSKKEINSKSDDIKAQETETPTLEKSLFQEHPTVLPVFDSSPDDDSRNSSPVSKPLEELSLHCSIKDETPDGTVLNEKAEDHSYIYLNGKETDGGWESLQSPQQSFQSSPVKQKPPVVSKKPKLPFRLPFTSQPINEQLLSQQEHTSSLSQTEEQVETLQRQTDNEEIATESEQQEEEEGGILWNPEPLAESSEASTDIQDDSQISASGIQETSLDHELCINGETHEEEEEGDGTSSTTGSISSKEEDAGEVFDSSTAESSPAPSANGASEENMVTPTPTRPRTTEDLFAVIHRSKRKILGRKESEEDKTRTVSHPQSPPTTPTGTSPGMVSSLPRQSGSIQRNLRKSATSSDTFKALLLKKGSRSETSFRMSAAEMLRSTDPRSQRTRSESVLDPPAASPSSPTTPHSPFASPGRGKRAPEEWSRYEALSSPTSPSYSISGFRYGRSRTPPSAASSKYNARSRILSSPMTVICEREGELFESEYGDTAEIPSGPTSQTLQNSNGTLTEESNS from the exons CGGTGTCCAATCTGGATGAGGAGAGCAAGTGGACAGTTCATTATACGGCTCCGTGGCACCAGCAAGAGAATGTCTTCCTACCAGGCAGCAGGCCGCCCTGTGTAGAAGACCTCCATCGTCAGGCCAAAGTCAATCTCAAGACTGCCCTGCGAG AATGTGACAAGTTGAGGAAGGATGGTTTCCGGAGCTCCCAGTACTACTCTCAAGGGCCCACCTTTTCTGACCCTATTCAGTCAACTAGCAGCCTGCAGGATGATGAAGATTATGAAAATGACAAGAAG TCTACAGCTTCATCAGTGGAGGATGACAAATCAGAGCTCTCCATGAGGCCCCAAACCCCCCAGGGAGGCGGCGAAGAAGGGGAGGAGTCAGAGGTTGATGGAAAAGTGGTATGGAACAAGACTATGTCCCTCCCCACACCAGAGGAGAAGATGAGGCGGGCTGCTAAGGCCGTGCCCACAGATATAGTTGCAATCAATGTCACAG CAAAGGGACGTGGTGGAGAGCTCCGGCCACATTCTATGTTCATCCCAGGACAGTATTCCACTTTGGGACGAGTTGGAAGTGTGAACTCAACGCTGCGACGTTCAGTGACCAGAGATTCCAGCTGCCAGACAGAAGAAGTAAAGATTGTTCCCCCGTCTATGAGAAGAATTCGAGCACAAAGAGGACAAGGAATTGCTGCTCAGATGGCCGGCATTTCTGCTTCCTCTTCAACAGGAAGTATATCCATCTCCAGTAGTGACAGTTCCGGGATCTTGATGCTCCAGTATCAGTTTAACGGAGACCCTTCCCGTTTTCACAGTCTGCCTCGACAGGGAGCCAGAGTGTCCCTCAGTGCTGATCCCATCTATAGCAGCACCCCTGTCAAGTCAGAGGAGCAAACTACACCTTCGAGACAGATTGGAAAACTTCAAGTTGATGACACAGTGGTGCACATGAGAAATGCCCCAAGAACCGGCACCCTGCCAAGGCCCAAGTCTCAGGAGTTGAGGGCAACACAGTCCAGTGAATGGGGTGGAGGGCCAGCTTGTGTTGTCTCGCCACATGCTGCTTATTCCACCTCACTCATTCCCAATGCCACCATGTCTAAGTCCACTGAAGTTATTGCCCTCAACAAGTCCAGTCATATCCCCCACTCCCCAGCATCAGCTTACCCTACAGCTCAACCACTCAGCTTGGCTTCTTCCACCAACACTGACCCCCTGATGTCTAACCCAGCAGCCTTTGCCCACAGCTCTACCTGCCCAGCCATAGCCACTTCTACCCCAACTCATACAGCACAGGATGGTGGTCTGGTCATTGCAGCACCTGCTAGCGAGTCAGGGCACTCAGACAGCAGTGTACACAGCCACAGCACCTTGGCTCCTACACCTCCAACCTGTTTGCCAGAAGAACATTGGATCTACGACACACCAGAAAATGTGGTGGTACCACATCGCACTCTGACCTCCAGTTGCTCAACTCCTATCaaccagctgtatagcagcttgGAGCTCTCTTCCAGGACAACCACTGATTCCAGCTCCCTCTATTCCCAGGACAACGATGGGTACTACACCTCCATGCATTTGGACTCAGGCCTGCGCTCTCGCAGCCATACCAGTGGGCATGGGGCATCAGCTGCTCGTGCCACAAGACACAGTATGTACGAATCCCGCGAGATGGCCAATCAGGAAGACTCTGGAAGCTTATACAGTGATCGCTCTCTATCACGCAGTATCTCTCTTCGCAAGTCCAAGAAACCTCCACTGCCTCCAGCCCGTACAGACTCTCTTAGACGCAAGCCTGCTGCGAAAAAGCCCCTTGGAGGCGTTGGCGCCATCAGTTGTGCTAACATATCAAACGGAACCATGCTTAATGAGTCTCTAATAGCTAGCTTGCAGCAGAGCCTACAGATGGGGCTGAGGGGAGGGAAAGGAAAAGGCGCTTCACCGTCTTCaccctcccacagtccaagtAGCGACTATGATGACCCTTGGTTGCTGCGGCCACGCAGTCAGAGTAGTATTAGTGCAGGTAGCTCTGCAGCATCTCTGGCAGCTAATGCAAATGGTGGTGTTGTGTCTAATGTGTACTCCCTATGCCAAGTGACACCTGCTCACAGTGACACTAGCAGCTTGCGTTCAGATTATGCTGACTCTTGGGGTTATTATATTGACTACCCCCGTAGCCATGGAGAACAGAGAGCACAAACCCCTCCAGCAAATGCCACGCACAGGATGTCAGCTGGGCCTCACGCAGAAGACCTACAGAGTGGAGGTGAAATTCAGAACAGTCAGGACCCTGGAGCTCCAGGCCAGGAGGGAGGGCTAGCAGTGAAGCCCAAAACATCCTCACCAGACAGGGTGCACAGACTGACTTCCCCATCTAGCGGTTACTCAAGCCAGTCCAACACACCCACAGCTGGAACCCCGGTGCCGTCTTTTGTTAGGTCCATGTCTCCCTCGGGCAGCAGGCCCAAGCCCAAAGTGCCTGAGAGAAagtcttctctcctctcctctgtatCCATGTCCTCCTCTTCAACCTCCCTTTCCTCCAACACTTCAGACTCACTTAAGAACTCAGGtcctcctccaccccctcctccacccctTCCCCTCTCTTCATCTTCCGCTCCAAACACCCCTCTTAGCCCACCTCCaccctttcctcctcctctaccACAAGGTTTCAATGGAGGGACTCCTCCGCCAGCTCCCCCATTGCCAACCACGCCACAGGTCACTTCTCTGAAACAACTCCATGTTTCCTCCACGTCCCCAGAAttcccacctcctccatccCCTGAAATGTTAATTGACCCGAGTTCATCTTTCAATGGGAGCTTCAATCCTCCCCCTCCGCCTCCCCCTCCTTTGCCCTCCTTAGCGCCTTATCCACCTCCTCCACTGCCTTATTTTGGTCCACCTTCATCCTCCCCATCTTTTGTGAAGGCAGTCAAAGATGCTCCCAAAGCAGCTATTTCCAACAACCCCACAGACTCCCTTAAGCCCTTGATCACCCCGTTTGCTCTGCAGAGTGTTCAACTTCGCTCTATTAAACGGTCCAAGAAGGAAATAAACAGCAAATCAGATGACATCAAAGCTCAGGAAACAGAGACACCAACCCTGGAAAAGTCCCTTTTCCAGGAGCACCCAACTGTGTTACCTGTGTTTGACAGCTCCCCAGATGACGACTCGCGTAACTCATCACCTGTGTCAAAGCCCTTAGAAGAGTTGTCATTACACTGCAGTATCAAAGATGAGACACCAGATGGCactgttttaaatgaaaaggCTGAAGATCATAGTTATATTTACttaaatggaaaagaaacagaTGGAGGTTGGGAATCATTGCAGAGTCCCCAACAGAGCTTCCAAAGCTCCCCTGTCAAACAGAAGCCCCCAGTAGTCTCCAAGAAACCCAAGCTTCCCTTTCGACTGCCATTTACCTCTCAACCCATCAATGAGCAGCTTCTATCGCAGCAGGAACATACAAGCAGCCTGTcccaaacagaagaacaagtaGAGACTCTGCAACGACAAACAGATAATGAGGAGATAGCCACTGAAAGTGagcaacaggaggaggaggaggggggcatTTTATGGAACCCTGAGCCATTAGCAGAGAGCAGCGAAGCATCCACAGATATCCAGGATGACTCTCAAATTTCTGCTTCTGGCATCCAGGAAACAAGTCTTGACCATGAACTGTGTATTAATGGGGAGACtcatgaagaggaggaagagggagatgGAACAAGCAGCACAACTGGATCCATCAGCTCCAAGGAGGAGGATGCAG GTGAAGTCTTTGACTCCAGTACGGCCGAATCGTCTCCGGCCCCATCAGCCAACGGGGCTTCCGAGGAGAACATGGTGACCCCGACTCCCACACGACCCCGAACCACAGAGGACCTATTTGCCGTCATTCACAG GTCAAAACGCAAGATCCTAGGTCGCAAGGAATCTGAAGAGGACAAGACCCGGACTGTGAGCCACCCACAGTCTCCGCCCACCACCCCCACAGGAACATCCCCAGGAATGGTGTCCTCGCTACCACGGCAGAGTGGCTCCATCCAGCGAAACCTCCGCAAGTCAGCCACCAGCAGTGACACCTTCAAGGCCCTGCTCTTGAAGAAGGGAAGTCGCTCTGAGACCAGTTTCAGGATGTCAGCTGCTGAGATGCTTCGCTCCACTGACCCACGCTCCCAGCGAACACGTTCAGAGTCTGTGTTAGATCCCCCAGCTGCCTCACCCTCCTCCCCGACAACACCACACAGTCCCTTTGCCTCCCCTGGCCGTGGCAAACGAGCGCCAGAAGAATGGAGCCGTTATGAGGCTCTGTCCTCTCCAACTTCACCATCCTATTCAATAAGTGGATTTAGGTATGGGCGATCTCGCACGCCGCCCTCTGCTGCCAGCAGCAAATATAATGCACGCAGCCGAATCCTTAGCAGCCCAATGACCGTCATCTGTGAGCGTGAGGGGGAACTATTTGAGAGCGAGTATGGAGACACTGCAGAAATTCCATCTGGTCCCACTTCTCAGACTCTCCAAAACTCCAATGGCACTTTAACTGAGGAGAGCAACAGTTAA